The sequence GTTGGTGTGGCTCTTGCCCTAGAGCAACTGGAAACCATAGGTTACGGTGAACATTAAATGGCTGCGGCCCGAATCCACATTGTGGGGTAGGCGAGGGGCGTAGCTATTGGTCTCAGTGTCCCATGAACCGCATTGATCAGAACCCTCAAAGCCATAACCAAGACAATAGCCTTTTTTGGTGATGTTGTTGTAATACTCTAATTTTAAGTCGAACTTCAAATTGTAACGGCTCAAAAAGTAGCCTAAGAACAAAGCCACGCTTTGTTCATTCGCTCTAGGTGAGGTGGTTAAACGCCCCAGCACCTTCCAAGTGATGCCATGGAAACGTGAGCCAAAGTATAAAAAACCATTGAGCGCGTCTTTGCCGACGATGTTGTTGATCTCGGCGTCGTAAATGCTGTTGGTCCAAATGTTGTAACCCAAGGGGTCGCCATAAATGCCGATGTCGCCGTTGGCATTGCCGATGTTCTTGTAAATACTACCGCCAAATTGCCATTTATTGTAATAAAAGCGGGAGCGGAAAAAGAGGGTTTGCCCGGCTTTGCCCATGGTTTCTTGCCCGAACAAGATGATGTCATAACCCCGCCCAGAGGGGGGAAAGAAGGGGAAGAAGCCTACAAAAGTGCCGACCCAACGGAAACCCTTATTTCTAAAGTGGGGGTTGGTGTCGTAGGTGATGTTGATCCCGGGAGCGTTCATGCGTCCAAAGATCGAATAAAAATAGGGGTTGACTTTCCAATGGTCTTTTTGGTATCTAAACTCGGCGATCATTAAGGGCTTACCGCTGGTGTAGTAACGCCCAAAGGGCCAGAACCAGTCGCTAGACGCAGAAGCCCTAGCGTCCGAGTAGAGCACCCTTAATTTATAGTCCTTGTATTTGACATACCCTTCTACACCTTGGCTAAAGGAGGTGAACCAGTCGTAATCGGAGAGCTCATAACGCCCCCCCTTAACGCCAAAAATCCCCTTGTAGTCGTAGCTCAAGTAGGCGTTGTGCACCATGGCGTAGCGGGGTTGTTGCACATTTGAACCGCTATGCCCGGCATACCACCCGATATATTCCCAAAATATCCCCCCATCGTGGTTATAATAATTTTTTCCCCCATTGACCGCTGGACCGCCCGGCTGCCCGGGTGCGATGTCGTTGCCTTGATACGCCGTAGAGTCGTAGGGCAGGGCAGAGAGCATGCCCCCCACTTCGGCGTGCAAACCCTTATAAAGGTCCATGCTGACATTCATTTCGGCTAAAAGCGAGGTGTAACTGCCCGTCGGGTAAATGAACTTGGAGGGGTTGTATTTTTTGTTGTTGAAGCCATAGAGCGTGTAACTGCTCAGTTTCCCACTAATGCTCATATCAAAAGCCAAAATGCGTTCTGAAACAAGAAGCATAAGAACAAGCCACTTATGGGCGGTGCGGTTCCCTCTAAATTGAACTTGCATGGCGACCTGCTCGAGATAGATTTATGAAAACTAAGGCGGGGTATTATAACAAGAATACCTTAAGGAGAGAGCCCTTAAGGTAAAAACAAAGGCTAGAAGCTGTAGCTGATGTGGGTCATCAAGTGGCTACGGTCTTGTACAACCGTATGGGCAATGCCCCCCGTGTTTTGCGGACCTTGGAAAAAGCCTGCAGCTGAGAACGCACCCGTGTTCAAGCTCAAAGGTTGCCCCATGTAGCTTAGGAAGCCCACACCTGGGTTATAGCCCGCACGGATGACTTGTAAGAACCATTCGAGCTTGATCCCGGCTTTGATGTGTTTGCCAAATTGGTAGTCCAAATACAACGCTAGAGCCTGACCATCCGCACGAGGAGCGGTGGTGTACCTTTCTGCCAACTCCCAGTCAAACTTGCCATACACCGCGCCGGTTTTCACATAAGCAGTGAAAGCATCGGCGTCGGTGATGTTGTTGATAGACGCAAACCCTAGTGAGTAGATACCACCGGTCCATTGTTCGACGCCATCGATCGCTACGGGGTTACCATAAGTACCGATGTTTGGGTTCGGGTTGCCGATGTTATCGTAGATACCAAAGCCCACATTGTAGTTATTGAAGTCCAAGCGCTCTTTAATCAAAATGGTCGCCCCGCCCGGACCTTGTAGCCCGCGCCATTTACCGCCATCTAACCAAGGATCCCAGGTGTTATACCTCGCAGGGGCGTAACGACCATACATAGCGTTGTCCCATTGGTAAACATACATGCCATAGAAAGTGGTCTGGGAGCGAAAGCCCCGACCGCTAAACTCGGGGTTGGTGTCGTAATACATTTTGATCTCAGGAGCGGTGAACACTTCAGGCGCAAACCACACATGCGGGTGGATGGAGAAGTGTTTGTTCACTTGGTAGATCACCCCGACTTTGTGTTCGCCCCAAGGTTTTTCACGATAGATGGGGAACATCCATTGCCCGTCAGCAATACCACGGCCCCAGGAGCTGAACACTTGGAAGGTCAGCTTATTCGTGAGTTTAAACATGCCGTAGAAACCTTGGGTCAACTGGTAGAACCAGTCGATGTCTTTGACTTGCGTGGTGTCGTAACGCCCGGCGATGATCCAAATTTTATCGCTTTTGTATTGGACATTCGCCTTGTAGATTTCATACCTACGCGACTGCCCCGGGGTGTAGGCACTGGCGGGGTAGTAGTTGGGGAACAAGCCGTTCCACTCACCCATAAACATATAACCGATACCCCTAGGGTCAGCTACGCCGCCGTGCTGCATGGCGTATTGGTAAGAGCCTTGCACGGGGTGCGCACTCGGGTCATCGAAAGGCACACAGAAACCGTTTGCGCTGTCCGGACCGTTATAGTTACTTCCACAAGCATTCGCCCAAGACTTCGGTATTTTAATGTCGCTAGCGTATTTATCGTAGCGAGTGTTATCGTAGGGCATGCCCCCTAGCGCACCGCCTAAGGTAAAGCTCCAACCCTTGCCTAAATGCACGGTGCTTTCTAATTTACCCGTCAACTCCACAAAAGTACCGGTTGGGTAAAGCCCCTTCACCGGGTTAATGGGGGAGTTGTTGAACCCCACCTTGGAGAAGTTGATGAGATCGCCATGCACTTCATAGCTGATCGCATCTAACCCACAAACCCCCAAAGAGGAGGAAGCCAGCAAGGCGGGCGTTAGCGCATTGCGCAACTTACGCACCCCCTCTACTAATTTACTCCATCTAGTGTCTTCGTTCTTCTTCATGCCTTGTAACCTTTTTTTCGTTTTATCTTCATTCATTAAGTGCTGCCTTCAAATCGCAGATTGGTAACCCTAGGTATTTAGAGAACTACGCAGAACACCCGCAAGGCCCCAGAACCGGGCTACTCCCGAGACTACGATTGTGTAAGTGCATTCTAATATAGTTTTTGTATTTTTTTTCTTAAAGAAACGCATTTTAATTTAAAAATTTGGTAAATAAATAGAATGTTACTTTAAGTATTTTATTAATACTAAGCCTAAAACTTCAGAGTGACATTCGTCATGATATGGCTTCTGTCTTGGTAATTCGCCCTATAGTCGGGTTTATTCCACTGGGGTGCGCCAAAGTAGCCCACTTGGTAGCCCTGGTGCATTTGCACCCCGTAGTATTCGAGCTTAAAGTGCAAGAACACCGAGCGGGTGAAGGCGTAGTCTAAGCTTAGGGCTGTGGAGTATTCATTGCTGCGCCCGATGTGCCCTTGCACATTGCGGTTGGCAAGACTCACGCGTCCAAAAATGTGCCATGCAAACTTTTTATAAATGCTGCCCACAGAGCCGTAAATGGTCGTGGTGTTGGCGTTGGTGAGAGCGTCAGCCAGCCCGTCGTAAGCTGTGTTGTCCCAAAAGTCAAACCCGACAATGCTTGAGCTCACATAGTTATTTACATAGGAGGTGTTGTTCCCCATGGGCATGGTGTGGCTGCCTAGGAGGGCATCGGAGTTGCCAAAGGTGTGGTAAAGCCCCAAGATGATCGCCAAGCGGTTCCACCAAAAGGCTTGGCGGATGTTTAAAGTTACCCCGTATTTACCCACATATGAACCATGCTGTAATGAATCCCAAATGCTGTATTGTTTTGTGCTTGGGTCATACCAGCCCGAATCGTAAACGGGGATTGTCAGCATGAAAAGGGTTTGGGAGCGAAAGCCCACAAGTTGGAAGTTTTTATTGGTGTCGTAGATGAGCTTAAAGCCGGGGGCGTTGTAGGTTTTAGGCGCAAAATAAAAGAACGCCTGCGCACTCAATTTTTTATAGTCGTAAGTGGCGGTGATGCCATGCCAGCCGTAGTTGATCCATGATCGATCGTCTTTGGGATTCCCGCCGGGTTTTAAATAGGGGGTTGAAGCGTAGAACTGGTAAATCCAAGAGTTAAACGCCAAGCCCCGCCCATAGGAGCTCCACCACCAAAATTTGAGATTTTTAATCGGGCGGTAGTAAAACTCAAAGCCTTGGTTTGACCCGCTCATGAAGTCAATGTTGGCTTCATAACGCCCGATTTTAAAGCCAAACTTATGCTTGTAGTCGTATTGTAAAAAAGCGGTGTCGAGCACATAGGGGCGGGCGTGGTAAGCCCCCACTGATTGGCTCAAATATTTATTGAAAAAGTAGCCATGCCAGCCCCCGATAAAGTTGTGTACCACGGAGCCGTAAATTTGCCCATCTTGATCCCTTAAATACTTGGTCGAGTCGTAGGGCAAGCCCGCCATCGCCCCGCCTAGGCTGAAACTGAGTTCGTGGTCTGTGGTGTGTTTGGGCAGCAGCCCCACTTTCATTTGGGCAAAGCCGGCGATGTCGACAAAACTCTCTGTGGGGTAAATGCCGTACTTAGTGTTGATTTTAGAGTGGTTAAACCCTATTTTAGAAAAGCTGTCTAAACGCCCCGTGATTTTAAAATCAAAGGCTTTGAGGGGGTTTATTAAAAAAGTCAAAGAATAGAGAATGTGGCTTAGTTTGCGTGTGATCAATGCAACCCCTTGGATTTAGTCTTTAAGCTTTTAGCACAGATTTAAGTGGTGTCATGCCCATTTTTAGACAGAGTGTGCAGAAGCTCCTATAAATGTTACAAAATGTTACTAAAATTGTGCCTTAATGGCGGTCATTAGATAACTTCTATCTTGGCGGGTGGCGGGGGCACTCGGGTCTTTGGTATACCATTCGGCGATGTTGTAGCCCTTGTGGGTGTCGACTTCATTGTATTCGAGTTTAATGTTCGTTGAAAAATAACGATTCCATTTGATCCCTAAGTTCCATGCTAGGCTTTGTTCATTGGCTCTAGGCGAGAAAGTCAAACGCCCCACAAGCCCCCAAAAGAGTTTTTTATGCACTCCACCCATAAACACAAAACCTGTTACAGCATTGGGTGAGATCATGTTATCCATCAACCCCCCGTAAACGCTGTTGTCGCGGTAGTCGATGCCAATGGGGCTTCCGTACCAGTTGATTCGAGCATTGGCGTTGCCGAAGTTTTGGAAGTACCCCCCGCCAAAGTTGTATTGGTTATAGTCAAAGCGTTGGCGGATGTATAAACTCACCCCACCCTTACCCAGCATAGAGCCCCGATACCATGTATCGTAGAGGTGTGGGCTGTAAATGGGAAAAATCACCGTCATGTCGGTTAAGGATTTAAAGCCCAACCCCGCAAAGGAGGGGTTGCTGTTGTAGTGGAGTTTCACCCCGGGGTGGTGTAGGTGTTGGGCGAGAAATACACAAAGCCCACCGCTGAAAAATGTTTTGTATCGTAATTCAAGCCCACAGCGTGGATGCCCAAATCCACCACCTTGCCCTGCTTGTTCTTAGTCGTGATGGGGGCATACCAAGGGCGGATAAACTCGCCCACCGCCAAAGCCCTACCAAAGGAGCTAAACCAGCGCAACTTAAAATAAGGGCGGAATTTATAGGAGGCCTCAAAGCCTTCGGTGTAACCGCTCATAAAAATAGTTTTGGAAAGGTAACGCCCGGCGATGATGGTTAGGGCATGGTGGTAATCGTAGCGCAAAAAAGCGTTATAGAGCACATAGGGGCGGGCGTGCTGGGTGGATTCAATATTTGATGTTTTCCAAGGGGCGTTGCCTAAAAACCCCCACCAACGCCCAAAATAGTAGTAGATTTTAGATCCATAGAGCTGTCCCGTGCTCTGATCGATTAAGGTTTTGGTGGAGTTGTAAACAAGCCCCCCCAGCCCCCCCCCTAACCCTGCGCTGATTTTATTGTTCTCGTTTTCCCACAAGCTCGCATCCACTTGGGCTTTGAGGGTTAGGGTCATGAAACTTTCTGTGGGAAAAATGCCCTCTTTAGAGTTGATGGGGGAGTGGTTAAAACCGATCTTGGCGACCGATTCACTTGTCCCGCTAAATTTATAATCAAAAGCCCCCATAGAACCCACACAGCACACATAAAAGAGCAAGCCCCTACGGCTCATCTATCTCACCTCTATTGGGTTTTAAGTCTTATTCTACGAGATCAGAGCTTCACCTTAATCTCGGTAAAAATATGGCTTCTGTCTTGGTCGGTGGCAGGCTGATCGGGTAAGAAAGGTCCGTTCCAACCAATTTTATAGCCGTGACGCATGATTTGGTTATAGTATTCCACTTTAATGTCGGCATAAAAACGCTTAGAAAACTCGTAACCGAGGTTAAACGCAAAAACCTGTTCATCCGCACGGGGACCATAGGTCAAACGGCCGATCAAACCCCAAAGCCATTTTTTATACACCCCCCCGCCAAAGAGAAAGGCGGTGAAGGCGTTGGAGTCCATCATGTAAGAGAGGGAGTTAATGGTGTTGGCATAAACCGTGTTGTCCCAAAAGTCAAACCCTAGACGGCTCCCGTGGTAGCCGATCATCCAGTTGGCGTTGCCAAAGTTTTGGTAAATTCCGCCCCCAAAGTTGTAGTTGTTGTAGTCAAAGCGCTGTTTGATCATCAAGCTGTGGGCGTTTCTGTGTGAGATCATGCCAAACTGGTAGGTGTCCCAAAAGCGTTTGGCATAAAAGGGGTTTAACACCGTGATGTCGGTTTGCGAGCGCCAGCCTATCCCTTTAAATTTGGGGTTGCTGTCATACATCAAAGTAAAGCATGGGCTGTATTCGTTGTTGGGCGAAAAATAGACAAAGGGCACCACACTAAAGCCCTTATACTCCCAAGTGATGTAAAAGGCGTGCACCCCGGGGTTGATCTTCTTGCCATCGGCTAGGGTGTAGGTTTTGGGAGAGTAGAAGTTATACAGCCACTCGTTGTAGGCAAAGCCCCGTCCAAAGCAGCTAAACCACCAAAACTTAAAATGGTTTAAATTTAAGGTCATGTCCAGCCCTTGCGTGTAACCACTCATGTAGTCGGCTGGTGATTCATAACGCCCACCCCTGAATCTAAAAATGTTCTTGTAGGAGTAGTCGATGTAGGCGTTGTAGATCACATAGTTACGGGTATTATTGGCATAGCCTTGCACACAATCTGCCGTGTTTACCCCCCCAATGCTTGTGGCATTCGACATGGCTTGTAACTGGGCTGCACTTTTGCCTGCGTAGGATGCTTGGCTTCCTCCCCCTGCCCCATACCAGCACTGCGCCCAAGGCTTTTGCCCCACGAGCCCGCCCCAGTAACCAAAGTAGTTCCACGCCATACTCCCATAGGGTTTGCCCGTAACTTGGTTGATGGTGTCTTTGGTGCCATCATAGAGCAACCCTCCCCCAAAGCCCCCTAAACTGCCCGACATGTGGTGTCCGTTAGCCCGGGCAGCTTTGGGCATGATTTCGGGAAGATCCATTTGTAAATACCCCACAATGGTTACAAAGGTTTCTGTCGGATAAAGGCCCTTATTGGTGTTGATAGGTTTGTTATTGAACCCAATCTTAGAAAACGACTCGACCCCGGCCTTGAACTTGGCAAACTGCTCTAATTGCCGTAGGTCAAAATGTTTCCAATCCATGGAGGAAGCTTGGGACAGAAGACCCAAATAGGCCACTAAACTCTTAGAGAGTAACACAACTTTTTTCATTTTAAATCCTTTTGCTATCGTGAAGTCCTTGGATAGAGCACACCCAAGAACCCTCGTTATAGAAACTTGTGAGACCAACTCGGTGGGGTTATTGTGTTACCCTGAAGGTACGCCTCGCGCAAAAGAGCATTGCGCGCATCATCCTCCTTCCGCAAAGAATGACCATGATTAGAGAAGAAAGGCTTTGTGGGGATTTTGTCAAGGTTATTGTTATTTTATCCATCAACTCTCCTCAAATCTAAAATTTTCAAGCAAATATCTAAGAATATTTACCCTTGTACGCTAAGGATAGCAAAAATTTGCTTAAGCCCCCCCGATCTCAAACCTCCGTATCCCCTTTGCTTGTCCGTCTAAAACGAAACCATGATGTTTGTGTAAAGGGCACTTCTATCCTGATAGCCACCGCTACAATAAGTTATACAGATTTGATTGTTCAAGCCGGCTTGGTAGCCCTTGTTGGTGTGCACCCCATAGTATGCAAGGTCGACCGTTGCTTTGAGGTATTGGTTGAAGTTGTAGCCTAGGGTGAGCATGTAGCGGCCCTCCCATGCCACGGGTGCGCTTGTCCACTGCCATTGCATCCGCCATGTGAACTTTTTATTAAAATGCGTGGCTCCATAGGCGATCGCCCCTGTTACAGCATTGGCTTTTAAAGCCGTACCCGCCGTGCCCACATAGATGCTATTACCCCCCAAAAGCACACCAGCCGGGTTACCCATGTTGCCCACATAGGTGTTGGGGTTGCCAAAGTTCTTGTAAAAAGTCCCCACAAGGTAGAAGTTATTGTAGTCAAAGCGTTGGCGCAAGATGAGGCTTTGGCCGGTTTGGGTGATGGGCGTGCCGTATTTATACTTCACCGCCCCCGTTGAACCAAAGACCATCCAAGGCTCATACACGGGGAAGATGGCGGTGATGTGGGTGTCTGATTTAAAACCCTTGCCGTCAAAATTAGGGTTGGTGTCCCAGCCGAGCGTAAAACCCGGGGCGTTGAAAGTCTTGGGCGAGAAGTAGTAGAAGAACTCCGCCAATAATTTATGTTGGTTGTAAATGAGTCTCACAGCATGTGTACCGTAAGAGAGCTTGTAGCCTACAGGGGTCCAACCCCCTTGGGCGTTTTTCACATAGCCCCCGCTGTAAGAGGTTCTAGGGGCATACCAGTTGATTAGAAATCCACCGCTGGCGATCGCACGCCCCCACGAGCTAAACCACACCAAGCGGGCGTGTTTGTATTGCCCAAAGACCTCAAAGCCTTGGGTTTTCCCACTTCTGTAGGGCATTGTAGAGGTGTAGCGGCCACCCTTGATGCCAAAGTAATCCTTGTATTGGTACTCCAAAAATGCATCGCTCCAAATGTAGGTACGCGAGTTTTTTCGAATGAAGCTGTCCTTTAGGTTGTCGTCATCGGTGGCGATGGAGTTGTGGTTGCCGTCTAGATATCCATTGTAGTAACCAAAATAGTTGAAGATTTGGCTGCCCCGATCGAGGTTTTTGGTGCTGTCGTAGAAAACGCCCCCGACCATGCCCCCGATCCCACCTTTCAGCACATGGGCGGATTTCTTGGGCAAAAAGCTCATGCTTAAATCCAAATACCCGGACACGGTGGCGTATTGTTGCATGGGGTAAAGCCCTCTCCTGCGGTCGATCTCTCTCGTGTTGAACCCAATTTGAGAGGTCTGCTCGGCACGCCCGCCAAATTTATACTCGAATGCATCCATAGAGGTTGCAAAAAACATCAATGGTCCACAGACATAGGTTAGAACGGAGAAGTTCGATCTAATGCCTAAATGTTGCCCTTGTCGTTGTTCATGTCTATCTTGCATATTGTCTCCTTGGCTGATCCGAATAGACCGAGTAAAAACCTTCTTTTAGCCCTATTAGAAGTCGTCCTACATTTAGGATTATAAATTGGAAACTCTGTTAGAGTTGCCCCAAGCCCATGCCAAAACCCTAGAAAACAAAGGGATGCTACACAAAGTAACTAAGCCCATAGAGGGCTTTAAACTTTGGTTTATAAGATTTGGGGTTTGTGTGGACTAATTGTAAAATTGCCTAGTTTTCGGTAGAATGGCACTTTTTGATGTGAATTGAAAGATAAGGGGCATGATGAATAAGTATTTTGTAACGGGGCTTGTGTCTTCTATTTTGAGTGTGTGGTTGGTGGCGCATAACTTGCCACAGGACGGAGTGGCACAAAATACCCCCCACACCCAAAACTTTAAAAAAAAAATAGCAGATCCACAACCCAAGAGCGGCTCAATGCCCTAAAAAAATTCTCCAATGTGGTGGAACAAGTTGAACGCTACTATGTAGACAAGGTCAGCATTAACGACATTGTGGATAAAGCCATCGATGGCTTGATGACGAACCTAGACGCGCACTCATCCTACTTAACGCCTAAGAAATTCCGCGATTTTAGAGCCCAAACAGAGGGCGAATTTGGGGGGCTTGGCATCACCGTGGGTATCCGCGATGGTGCGCTCACCGTGATCGCTCCCTTGGATGACACCCCCGCCTTTAGAGCCGGGATTAAGGCCGGGGATGTGATCTTAAAAATCAACCAAGAGAGCACTTTAAACATGAGCATTGACAACGCCGTTAATCTCATGCGTGGCAAGCCTAAAACCCCCATTGAGCTCACTTTGGTGCGTAAGAATGAATCCAAACCCATTGTGGTGAAAATGTTGCGCGACATCATTAAGATTAAATCCGTGCACGCCAAAAATCGAAGGGACACACTTCTTGTATGTGCGGGTCAATTCATTTGATCGCAATGTGGTTAAAGGGGTGCTCACCGAGCTAAGAAAGGCTAGAAACTTACAGGGCATTGTGCTCGATTTGCGCTCCAATCCGGGAGGACTTTTAAGCCAAGCCATCGATCTATCTAATCTCTTCATCAAGCACGGCATCATCGTGTCGCAAAAAGGACGGGTGAAGGCCGAGGACATTGAATACCACGCCGATGGCAAAGCCCCCTACCCCAATTTGCCCATCGCCGTTTTAGTCAATGCGGGCACAGCCAGCGCAAGCGAGATTGTCTCAGGGGCTCTGCAAGATCACAAACGCGCGGTCATCATTGGGGAAAGCACCTTTGGTAAAGGCAGCGTGCAAACCACCTTCCCCGTGGGTAGGGACGAGGCGATCAAGATCACCATCGCCCGCTACTATTTGCCCAGCGGGCGCACGATCCAAGCCGTGGGGATCAAGCCCGACATTGTGGTGTATCCGGGCAATGTCCCCCAAGATGAAAGCAAGTTCAGCATTAAAGAGGCGGATTTAAAACACCACTTGCAGCAAGAATTACAATCGCTAAACAGCAAATCCGAGAACAAAAAACACGAACATGGTAAAAAGGTTGAGGACAAAGAGAGCAAACCCATCACCCAAAAGGACATCAATGCGGATATTCAGCTAAAAACCGCCATAGACACCCTAAAAGTTTGGGACATCCTAACCGCTCCTAACAAAGAGAGCGCACATAGGTAGACGCTTGTGAGGGCGGGGCTAGCTTGCCTTTTATACTTCTTACTTTGCCTAGTTGGTTTGCAAAGCGAGGAAGTGCGGGCGAAGGTTGTGTATGTCAAAGTGGTGAATTTACAAGATTTGACCAGCAAGCCCGTGTATGTGGGGCAAAGAATCCGCGTACAATATAACTTAATGCTCTTCTCTCAAGCCAAATTTTTAGGGGCAGAGTTAGAAAACCTACCCGACCCTAAAGAGCTCAAACGCCTAAACTTTACCCCAAATTGGGTCGCTTCGGGCACGGACAGCTACAGCACCACTTACAATTACAAGGTTTTAGGCACAAAGGCGGTGATCCCTGCTCTTAAAGTGAGTGCCTTCGTGCAGGATCAAGATTATTTGGATAAATCCAGTGCGCCCGCCATCCCTTTGCAAGTGGTTGACCTCTCAGCACACCCTAATTATGTGGGCGTGGTGGCAACAAACTTTAGCGTTACCGGCTACAAGGTCAAAGAATACGACACCACCCACAATATTCTCGTCTTTGAGTTGCAAGCCAAAGGCGCAAATTTAGAAGATTTTAAAATCCCCGGCGAATTCAAACAAGGCTTTGAGGGCAGCCATTCAGGTACGGATAATGTCAGTGGGGTTTATTATTGTATTTTGCCAAAGAGCATGCAAAGCTTGTCTTTTAATTATTTTTCCTTGCAAGAGGCACAATTTAAGGAATTGCATTTTTCTTTAATCCCCATTGAAGAAAGTGTGAGCACACAGAGCAACCTAAAGCCTAAGAACAATTTACTGCTCTTTTCAAACATCTTTTTAATGGGCTTGTTGCTTGTGGTTATAGTGTGCTATTTTCTCACAAGTTATAAAAACACGGCATTGGTCGTGGCTATTTTGCTCATGGGGGTTTTGCTGTGGAATGTCCTTTCCACCTACCGCACAGGGGTTTTAAGAGCTAATGCAACGATTAAAATCTTACCCACGCAAAATTCAACTTTGCTCTTGATCCCCAAGCAAGCCCTGCATGTCAAAATCATAGGCGAGCATGCCAAATACTATAAAATCATGACAGATGATGAGAAAATCGGTTGGGTGAGGAAGGAAGATGTGGAGTAGAATCCGAGGCATTTATACGCTCTTGGTCGTGGGTTTGGGGCTAGGTTTCATCATTTTAATGAACTTTCTAACCCGTAAACACAACAATTCCCGCCAAACCCGTAAATGGTGTCGCTCTTTTTTCTTTTTAGTGCATTCCCCCTTAGAGAAAATCGGGGAGTTTGATTTAAGCGCAGATTTGATTGTGCTCAACCACCAAAGCATTATTGACATCATTTGCCTAGAGGCTTACCACCCCCGCAACATTTGCTGGGTCGCCAAAAAAGAGCTGGGCGATATGCCCTACTATGGCTACGCACTTAAAACTCCTGAGATGATTTTAATCGACAGAGAGGATCGGCGCGGATTAGCCTCTTTGCTTAAAATTGCCAAAGAAAAGCTAGAGCAAGACCGCCCCTTGGTGATCTTTCCCGAGGGGACAAGAAGCCGTGGGCTAGAAAAATTCTTGCCCTTTAAGCCGGGGGCTAAGGTTTTAGCCGAGAAGTTACATTTAAAAATCCAGCCCATACTCTTACTCAACACCCGCAAGATTTTTAACACCAAGCCCATAGAATCGCAAGCTACGCATTTACGCATGGTGCTCATGCCCGCCTTCACCCCCGATTTAAGCACGGATTGGTACACCAAATTAGAGCAGGACATGCAAGCCGAGTATCAAAAACACTACCACGAACTCAATGGTTAGGCTTGCATTTTTATAAAATCTGTGCTAGAATGCGGAATTTTGGGGTGTTAGCTCAGCTGGGAGAGCGCAACGCTGGCAGCGTTGAGGTCAGGGGTTCGATCCCCCTACACTCCACCACTCCCTAAAATCTAAAAACTTTGGTTATTTACTCAAGAAGTCAGCGATCGCTGTGGCTTTGTCGGTTTGCTCCCAACTAAACCCTTCCCGTCCAAAATGCCCGTAAGCTGCCGTTTGGCGGTAAATGGGGCGTAAGAGGTCTAAACTTTCAATGATCCCCTTTGGGGTGAGTTTAAAAAGCGCACGCACGCACGCCTCAAGGTCTTGGGGGGTATAAATGCTTGTGTGGTGGGTGTTGATGTAGACAGACACGGGGTCCACAATGCCGATCGCATAGGCGAGTTGCACAGTCGCCCGCTTACACACCCCGCTAGCCACCAAATTTTTAGCGATGTAGCGCGCCATGTAAGCCGCGCTGCGATCCACCTTAGAAGGATCTTTGCCGCTAAACGCCCCACCCCCGTGTGGGCAAGAACCCCCGTAAGTATCCACGATGATCTTACGCCCCGTAAGCCCTGCATCGCCTTGCGGCCCGCCGATGACAAATTTACCGGTGGGGTTGATGTGGTATTTGATGTTGTCGTTTAAAAACTCCTTAGGCAAGACTTTATACACGATCTCTTCAATCACCGCTTCGCGTAGGTGCTTTTGGTCGATCTCGGG is a genomic window of Helicobacter sp. NHP19-012 containing:
- the metK gene encoding methionine adenosyltransferase, producing the protein MSSYLFTSESVTEGHPDKMADQISDAVLDYIIERDKNARVACETLLANGFCIITGELKTKIYAPMQEIARGVVKDIGYTDALYGFDYRSAAVLNGVGEQSPDINQGVDRLDGEVGAGDQGIMFGYACNETPQLMPLAVSLAHAITLGLANARKSATLPFLRPDGKAQVTIRYEGHEPVGIDTIVVSTQHSPEIDQKHLREAVIEEIVYKVLPKEFLNDNIKYHINPTGKFVIGGPQGDAGLTGRKIIVDTYGGSCPHGGGAFSGKDPSKVDRSAAYMARYIAKNLVASGVCKRATVQLAYAIGIVDPVSVYINTHHTSIYTPQDLEACVRALFKLTPKGIIESLDLLRPIYRQTAAYGHFGREGFSWEQTDKATAIADFLSK
- a CDS encoding 1-acylglycerol-3-phosphate O-acyltransferase; translation: MWSRIRGIYTLLVVGLGLGFIILMNFLTRKHNNSRQTRKWCRSFFFLVHSPLEKIGEFDLSADLIVLNHQSIIDIICLEAYHPRNICWVAKKELGDMPYYGYALKTPEMILIDREDRRGLASLLKIAKEKLEQDRPLVIFPEGTRSRGLEKFLPFKPGAKVLAEKLHLKIQPILLLNTRKIFNTKPIESQATHLRMVLMPAFTPDLSTDWYTKLEQDMQAEYQKHYHELNG
- a CDS encoding outer membrane family protein, yielding MFFATSMDAFEYKFGGRAEQTSQIGFNTREIDRRRGLYPMQQYATVSGYLDLSMSFLPKKSAHVLKGGIGGMVGGVFYDSTKNLDRGSQIFNYFGYYNGYLDGNHNSIATDDDNLKDSFIRKNSRTYIWSDAFLEYQYKDYFGIKGGRYTSTMPYRSGKTQGFEVFGQYKHARLVWFSSWGRAIASGGFLINWYAPRTSYSGGYVKNAQGGWTPVGYKLSYGTHAVRLIYNQHKLLAEFFYYFSPKTFNAPGFTLGWDTNPNFDGKGFKSDTHITAIFPVYEPWMVFGSTGAVKYKYGTPITQTGQSLILRQRFDYNNFYLVGTFYKNFGNPNTYVGNMGNPAGVLLGGNSIYVGTAGTALKANAVTGAIAYGATHFNKKFTWRMQWQWTSAPVAWEGRYMLTLGYNFNQYLKATVDLAYYGVHTNKGYQAGLNNQICITYCSGGYQDRSALYTNIMVSF